One part of the Salmo salar chromosome ssa10, Ssal_v3.1, whole genome shotgun sequence genome encodes these proteins:
- the LOC106613707 gene encoding neurturin-like produces the protein MKLWKCAAIALTLCGAALSFFLTRTMVPTPPHHIPSWHTSSSRTSSSSNSSSSLIGGRHRKARSTEGIGNILTEFMHMFQSFTEGELKQMIGTLVEKKARQEARQEARQSKRTKRAKKASKPCSLREVEVTVSELGLGYHSDETLLFRYCSGNCKASRRNYDVILKKWTRKGISKRERSPCCRPKEYDDISFLDNNNRYKTLHNFSALSCGCV, from the exons ATGAAGTTATGGAAGTGCGCCGCCATCGCCTTGACTCTCTGTGGAGCAGCACTGTCCTTCTTCCTCACTCGAACCATGGTTCCCACGCCACCGCATCACATCCCCTCCTGGCACACGTCTTCGTCGCGGACGTCCTCGTCCTCcaactcctcttcctccctgatCGGCGGCCGTCATCGCAAAGCGCGGTCGACGGAAGGCATTGGCAACATTTTGACAGAAT TCATGCACATGTTCCAGAGCTTCACAGAGGGGGAGCTGAAGCAGATGATCGGGACTCTGGTGGAGAAGAAGGCACGGCAGGAGGCCAGGCAGGAGGCCAGGCAGAGCAAAAGGACTAAACGGGCTAAGAAAGCATCGAAGCCATGTTCCCTGCGGGAGGTGGAAGTGACTGTCAGTGAGTTGGGTCTGGGCTACCACAGTGATGAAACGCTGCTCTTCAGGTACTGCAGCGGGAACTGTAAAGCTAGCCGACGCAACTACGACGTCATACTGAAGAAATGGACGAGGAAAGGCATCTCGAAGAGGGAGAGGAGCCCCTGCTGCCGGCCCAAGGAGTACGATGACATTTCCTTCCTGgacaacaacaacagatacaAGACGCTCCACAActtttctgctctgtcctgtggcTGTGTATAA